Proteins from one Thiobacillus sp. genomic window:
- a CDS encoding response regulator, protein MNLRARAYLLGMLPAMLVALILGSHVSYSRLHDLSTALGARSETLARYVAQGVEYALFTGHNEHLAEMVRWSVRSQKAAFAGVFKADGTPLTIAGRLPDDFPTPLAKGVTDTGSHLVTTLPVVLSPLELHDPFMVSQTSITPRPIAWVQIIFSLEENQAKVRNMLLTSIGITLLGLAFAIVLARGLARVGIRPLMDIIDAVRRVAGGDFRVRMPINAKGEIQTLQAGINTMGEALQFFHEDMQRRVEAATAELARQKQAAEAANLAKTRFLGAASHDLRQPMHAIGLYAAVLKPKLRGREAAYTLDKLDASVSAMEGLLDAILDISRLDAGAIRPKFQDLDIQALLDHLKEDFRLQAEAQDLKLRLHSPPAWVMSDPILLDRILRNLICNALRYTREGGVLLSARRRGQTLRLQVWDTGIGICAEDQERVFQEFVQIANPERDRSKGLGLGLAIVERLARLLGHHLSLRSVPGQGTVFSLDVPLASGATDEAMPDVPALEDITRLKGLVLLVDDDIAVRDALTSLMTIWGLTVIARSNSTTALAELESPPDLLVTDYRLADRDGLALAQALRDRWTGTEFPVIVITGDTSPENVRLLQASGYPVLHKPVRPARLRALVTRLLLNAYSVKNSRI, encoded by the coding sequence ATGAACCTCCGCGCCCGAGCTTACCTGCTGGGCATGCTGCCGGCCATGCTGGTGGCCCTGATCCTGGGAAGCCATGTCAGCTACAGCCGCCTGCATGACCTGAGCACCGCCCTGGGGGCACGCAGCGAAACCCTGGCGCGATACGTCGCCCAGGGGGTGGAGTACGCCCTGTTCACCGGCCACAACGAGCATCTGGCGGAAATGGTGCGCTGGTCGGTACGCAGCCAGAAGGCCGCCTTCGCCGGGGTCTTCAAGGCGGACGGCACCCCCCTCACAATCGCCGGGCGCCTGCCGGACGACTTTCCCACACCCCTGGCCAAGGGCGTGACGGACACGGGCAGCCACCTGGTCACCACCCTGCCGGTGGTGCTGTCCCCCCTGGAACTGCACGACCCCTTCATGGTGTCCCAGACCTCCATCACCCCCCGCCCCATCGCCTGGGTTCAGATCATCTTCAGCCTCGAGGAGAACCAGGCCAAGGTCCGTAACATGCTGCTCACCAGCATCGGCATCACGCTGCTTGGGCTGGCATTCGCCATCGTCCTTGCCAGGGGGCTGGCCCGCGTGGGCATCCGCCCCCTCATGGACATCATCGACGCAGTGCGCCGTGTGGCCGGGGGGGATTTCCGGGTACGCATGCCGATCAACGCCAAGGGCGAAATCCAGACCCTGCAGGCAGGCATCAACACAATGGGGGAGGCGCTGCAGTTTTTCCATGAAGATATGCAGCGGCGGGTTGAGGCCGCAACGGCGGAACTGGCGCGCCAGAAGCAGGCCGCCGAGGCGGCCAACCTGGCCAAGACCCGTTTCCTGGGGGCGGCCAGCCATGACCTGCGCCAGCCCATGCACGCCATCGGCCTGTATGCCGCCGTATTGAAGCCGAAATTGCGGGGGAGGGAAGCAGCGTACACCCTGGACAAGCTGGATGCCTCCGTGAGCGCCATGGAAGGTCTGCTCGATGCCATCCTGGACATATCCCGCCTGGATGCAGGGGCTATCCGGCCCAAGTTTCAGGACCTGGATATCCAGGCCCTGCTAGACCACCTGAAGGAAGATTTCCGCCTTCAGGCCGAGGCCCAGGACCTGAAATTGCGCCTGCATTCCCCACCAGCCTGGGTGATGAGCGACCCCATTCTGCTGGACCGCATCCTGCGCAACCTGATCTGCAATGCCTTGCGCTACACGCGAGAGGGGGGTGTGCTGCTGAGTGCCAGACGCAGGGGCCAAACCCTGCGCCTCCAGGTCTGGGACACGGGCATCGGCATTTGCGCGGAGGACCAGGAGCGGGTCTTCCAGGAGTTCGTGCAAATCGCCAACCCGGAACGCGACCGTTCCAAAGGCCTGGGGCTGGGCCTTGCCATCGTGGAGCGGCTGGCCCGGCTGCTGGGCCATCACTTGTCGCTCCGTTCCGTTCCCGGCCAGGGTACGGTATTCAGCCTGGATGTGCCCCTCGCCTCCGGCGCGACGGATGAAGCCATGCCGGACGTGCCCGCCCTGGAGGACATTACCCGTTTGAAAGGCCTGGTGCTGCTGGTTGACGACGACATCGCGGTCAGGGACGCGCTGACGTCTCTCATGACCATCTGGGGCTTGACGGTGATAGCAAGGAGCAACAGCACGACGGCGCTCGCCGAACTGGAATCCCCGCCCGACTTGCTCGTCACCGACTATCGCCTGGCGGATCGGGACGGTCTGGCATTGGCGCAGGCCCTGCGCGACCGCTGGACCGGGACGGAGTTTCCGGTCATCGTCATCACCGGCGACACCTCGCCCGAAAACGTGCGACTCCTGCAAGCCAGCGGTTACCCGGTGCTGCACAAGCCGGTACGCCCCGCCAGATTGCGCGCCCTGGTCACTCGCCTGCTGCTCAACGCCTATTCAGTCAAGAATTCCCGTATTTGA
- a CDS encoding outer membrane protein transport protein, giving the protein MLAQAAQASNGLNLIGYGAESVAMGGADVAVAGDTLALNTNPAGIARLGPRSLDLYNAVAHALDVSHADGLGNDRSVSNRFIPLGGIGYASRPAGARCAWGVAFFGQGGAGFVYDDLNTAFGTVDELSSLVRIARLSPGIGCETDGGVLLGAALAINHADIRQKVFPATSAGPFWGSDLKGARGWGATVKLGVLAPVSETLTLGASFTPKIKLPLRDGRLLSNQTVAGRGLVTYSDVAIDGLALPTEVSFGAAWRPVEEWMVSAELTWLDWSKAATRSTLTARNPDHPAAPDIRVTSTLDWHDQLVLALGAAYRLDTRTTLYAGLNLARNPIPPAHLSPLLAPIGERHLTLGLKRLLGREWSFTLAAEYQFRNSVAFTNAELPLGAARERNESVALHTVFGRRW; this is encoded by the coding sequence ATGCTTGCCCAGGCCGCGCAGGCCAGCAACGGTCTCAACCTCATCGGCTACGGCGCCGAGTCCGTGGCCATGGGCGGGGCCGACGTGGCCGTGGCAGGCGACACATTGGCCCTCAACACCAACCCTGCGGGCATCGCCCGCCTGGGACCGCGCAGCCTGGACCTGTACAACGCCGTCGCCCACGCCCTGGACGTGTCCCATGCGGATGGCCTGGGCAATGACCGCTCGGTCTCCAACCGCTTCATTCCCCTGGGCGGCATCGGTTACGCGAGCCGTCCGGCCGGTGCCCGGTGTGCCTGGGGGGTGGCGTTCTTCGGCCAGGGGGGAGCTGGTTTCGTCTACGACGACCTGAACACCGCGTTCGGCACGGTGGACGAGTTGTCCTCCCTGGTGCGCATCGCCCGGCTGAGCCCCGGCATCGGTTGCGAGACGGATGGAGGGGTCCTGCTGGGGGCCGCCCTGGCCATTAACCACGCCGACATCCGCCAGAAGGTCTTTCCCGCCACGTCCGCGGGGCCCTTCTGGGGCTCCGACCTGAAGGGAGCCCGTGGCTGGGGGGCCACGGTAAAGCTGGGCGTACTCGCGCCTGTCTCGGAAACGCTAACTCTGGGCGCGAGCTTCACCCCCAAGATCAAGCTGCCCCTGCGCGATGGGCGCCTGCTTTCCAACCAGACCGTCGCAGGCCGGGGGCTGGTGACCTATAGCGACGTCGCGATCGACGGCCTGGCGCTACCCACCGAAGTGAGTTTCGGCGCGGCCTGGCGGCCAGTGGAGGAATGGATGGTGTCGGCGGAGCTCACCTGGCTGGACTGGTCCAAGGCGGCCACCCGCTCCACCCTCACCGCACGCAATCCGGACCACCCCGCAGCGCCGGACATCCGCGTCACTTCCACCCTGGACTGGCACGACCAGTTGGTGCTCGCCCTGGGCGCGGCATACCGCCTGGATACGCGCACCACGCTGTACGCCGGCCTCAACCTGGCACGCAACCCCATCCCCCCCGCCCACCTGAGTCCCCTCCTCGCACCCATCGGCGAACGCCACCTGACCCTCGGGCTCAAGCGCTTACTGGGGCGGGAGTGGTCCTTCACCCTGGCCGCCGAATACCAGTTCCGCAACAGCGTGGCCTTCACCAATGCCGAATTGCCCTTGGGGGCTGCCCGGGAGCGCAATGAAAGCGTCGCCCTGCATACGGTGTTCGGGAGACGCTGGTGA
- a CDS encoding thioredoxin family protein: MDDPRRADAAPGPATDALRGLSQRHPGAGWGPGQPVGGRKAFGRIAAWAGKTSRLGRIERPWWPALRAVGALLLAALCLVPAAFAALGLPYEQTRFDALMKEGRPVLVWFHVDWCPTCRAQDGILRELVTLPELRRLTVLRVDFDQQKKEVRKFRAIRQGTFILFNGGKEVGRSLGGTYREDILEFLRAAF, encoded by the coding sequence ATGGACGATCCTCGGCGCGCGGATGCGGCGCCGGGACCTGCCACGGATGCGTTGCGGGGTCTTTCGCAACGCCACCCCGGCGCGGGCTGGGGGCCAGGTCAGCCTGTGGGCGGGCGCAAGGCGTTCGGCCGGATTGCGGCCTGGGCCGGAAAGACATCTCGTTTGGGCCGGATCGAGCGGCCATGGTGGCCCGCCCTGCGCGCTGTAGGCGCGCTGCTCCTCGCTGCCCTGTGCCTGGTTCCGGCGGCATTTGCCGCCCTGGGCCTGCCTTATGAGCAGACACGCTTCGATGCTTTGATGAAGGAAGGCCGGCCGGTGCTGGTGTGGTTCCATGTGGACTGGTGCCCCACCTGCAGGGCCCAGGACGGCATCCTGAGAGAACTCGTCACCCTGCCCGAACTGCGCCGGCTCACCGTCCTGCGGGTGGATTTCGACCAGCAGAAAAAGGAGGTGCGGAAGTTCCGCGCCATCCGGCAGGGCACCTTCATCCTCTTCAATGGCGGCAAGGAAGTGGGACGTTCCCTGGGCGGAACCTACCGGGAGGACATCCTCGAGTTCCTGCGCGCCGCATTCTGA
- a CDS encoding diguanylate cyclase gives MSDTRPRILAIDDTPANLMTLGAALASDYDLQVATSGEAGLELAAARPPDLILLDVMMPEMDGYETCGRLLADPLTRDVPIIFITAQNSPEDETRGLEAGAVDYITKPVNPAVVKARVRAHLTLKLQADQLRAMAFLDGLTGLANRRRFNEALDSEWRFARRTGAPLSLILTDIDHFKPFNDTYGHQAGDACLQAVAQVLMRSVTRSHDLSARYGGEEFVCLLPGTGLAGAQAKAESLRLGVQKLQIPHHASDVAPVVTVSLGVATVSPREGIDSAALVGLADAQLYEAKRKGRNRVCAMEISSV, from the coding sequence ATGAGTGATACAAGGCCGAGGATACTCGCCATCGACGATACCCCCGCGAACCTCATGACCCTGGGGGCGGCGCTGGCATCGGACTATGACCTCCAGGTCGCCACCTCCGGTGAAGCCGGCCTCGAATTGGCGGCTGCCCGGCCACCCGACCTGATCCTGCTGGACGTGATGATGCCCGAGATGGATGGATACGAGACCTGCGGGCGCCTCTTGGCCGATCCCCTTACCAGGGATGTCCCAATCATCTTCATCACTGCCCAGAACAGCCCGGAGGACGAAACCCGAGGCCTGGAGGCCGGAGCGGTGGATTACATCACCAAGCCCGTGAACCCGGCCGTGGTGAAGGCCCGCGTGCGGGCCCACCTGACCTTGAAGCTGCAGGCCGACCAGTTGCGTGCCATGGCATTCCTGGATGGACTGACCGGGCTTGCCAACCGCCGCCGCTTCAATGAAGCCCTGGACAGCGAGTGGCGGTTTGCCCGCCGCACCGGTGCCCCCCTGTCCCTGATCCTTACGGACATCGATCATTTCAAGCCTTTCAACGACACCTATGGCCATCAGGCAGGAGATGCCTGCCTCCAGGCCGTTGCCCAGGTGTTGATGCGAAGCGTGACCCGCTCCCATGACCTCAGCGCCCGGTATGGCGGGGAGGAGTTCGTGTGCCTGCTGCCGGGGACCGGCCTGGCCGGCGCCCAGGCCAAGGCCGAGTCCCTGCGGCTTGGCGTACAGAAATTGCAGATTCCCCATCATGCTTCGGATGTAGCGCCGGTGGTGACAGTCAGCCTGGGGGTGGCCACGGTGTCACCCCGCGAGGGCATCGACTCCGCAGCGCTGGTGGGTCTGGCCGATGCACAACTCTACGAAGCCAAGCGGAAAGGGCGCAATCGGGTCTGCGCCATGGAGATTTCCTCCGTCTAG
- the xerD gene encoding site-specific tyrosine recombinase XerD → MSASSETLSDQPFDTELDRFCDALWLEDGLSPRSLESYRRDLAQLFAWLGQRGLAPDAARRDHLQAFLAHRTLEMKVAARSLARQLTAIKRYHRWLLREGRRPDDPTLTVDAPRLPKPLPMSLSEGEVEALLAAPDVETPLGLRDRAMLEALYAAGFRVSELVALPVAAVSLTDGVARIFGKGGKERLVPLGEVAQEWIQRYAREARPVLLKGRGSESLFVTERGGPMTRQMFWYLIRRHAKKAGITAHLSPHTLRHAFATHLLNHGADLRVVQMLLGHADIATTQIYTHVARERLKNLHAQHHPRG, encoded by the coding sequence ATGAGCGCGTCATCTGAGACCCTGAGCGACCAGCCTTTCGACACGGAGCTGGACCGCTTCTGCGACGCGCTCTGGCTGGAAGATGGCCTCTCCCCCCGCTCCCTGGAAAGCTACCGCCGGGACCTGGCCCAGCTCTTTGCCTGGCTGGGGCAACGCGGCCTGGCACCGGACGCTGCACGGCGCGACCACCTCCAGGCCTTCCTGGCCCACCGTACCCTGGAAATGAAAGTGGCCGCCCGCAGCCTGGCGCGCCAGCTCACGGCCATCAAGCGCTATCACCGCTGGCTGCTGCGGGAAGGCCGCCGGCCGGACGACCCCACCCTCACCGTGGATGCCCCCCGCCTGCCCAAGCCCCTGCCCATGAGTTTGTCGGAAGGGGAAGTAGAGGCCTTGCTGGCGGCGCCGGATGTGGAAACGCCCCTGGGCCTGCGGGACCGGGCCATGCTGGAGGCCCTGTATGCCGCCGGCTTCCGCGTCTCGGAACTGGTGGCCCTGCCCGTGGCGGCGGTGAGCCTCACTGACGGGGTGGCCCGCATCTTCGGCAAGGGCGGCAAGGAAAGGCTGGTGCCCCTGGGGGAAGTGGCCCAGGAATGGATCCAGCGCTACGCCCGGGAGGCGCGCCCGGTGCTGCTTAAGGGACGAGGCAGCGAGTCCCTGTTCGTCACCGAGAGGGGTGGCCCCATGACCCGGCAGATGTTCTGGTACCTCATCAGGCGCCACGCGAAAAAGGCCGGCATCACCGCCCACCTCTCGCCCCACACCCTGCGCCACGCCTTCGCCACCCATCTGCTCAACCACGGCGCCGACCTGCGGGTGGTGCAGATGCTGCTGGGCCATGCGGACATCGCCACCACTCAGATCTACACCCATGTGGCCCGCGAACGCCTGAAGAACCTACACGCCCAGCACCATCCCAGGGGATAG
- a CDS encoding DsrE family protein: MTATSHANTLDETPWRNADMLHAGHQSPGLDGHRDAPPGGHHYTVILTSGAEDGGKRATLAASMACTALSMDLRTHLFLVGDGSYWAYEGHADGIQVAGFPALEELLDSFVLLGGSLAICSTCDQVLCHASGGSDRPLRRRAGAQIQGMAALMEPLMRGQAVTF; the protein is encoded by the coding sequence ATGACCGCCACTTCCCACGCCAACACCCTGGATGAAACGCCCTGGCGTAATGCGGACATGCTTCATGCCGGCCATCAGTCCCCGGGCCTGGACGGGCACCGGGACGCCCCGCCCGGGGGCCACCACTACACCGTGATCCTCACCAGCGGCGCCGAAGACGGCGGCAAACGCGCCACCCTGGCGGCCTCCATGGCCTGCACGGCCCTGTCCATGGACCTGCGCACCCACCTGTTCCTGGTGGGGGATGGCAGCTACTGGGCCTATGAGGGCCATGCGGACGGCATCCAGGTGGCGGGCTTTCCCGCCCTGGAGGAACTGCTGGACAGTTTCGTGCTCCTGGGGGGCTCTCTGGCGATCTGCTCCACCTGCGACCAGGTGCTGTGCCATGCCTCCGGGGGCTCGGATCGCCCCCTCAGGCGACGCGCCGGGGCACAGATCCAGGGCATGGCCGCCTTGATGGAACCCCTGATGCGGGGCCAGGCCGTCACTTTCTGA
- a CDS encoding c-type cytochrome, whose amino-acid sequence MNKKLHFIAMLFCMQPMFSNAADVTEGENLFAQFRCADCHGVDARTQVSKTSRPIAGMNPDQIYTKTKRFIETRAHDNVITGCGEPPSTIQIKKIADYLATLPK is encoded by the coding sequence ATGAACAAGAAGCTTCATTTCATCGCCATGCTGTTTTGCATGCAACCAATGTTCTCGAATGCGGCGGATGTCACGGAAGGCGAGAACCTGTTTGCCCAATTCCGCTGCGCGGACTGTCACGGCGTGGACGCCCGCACCCAGGTCTCCAAGACCTCGCGGCCCATCGCCGGCATGAATCCCGACCAGATCTACACCAAGACCAAGCGCTTCATCGAAACCCGGGCCCACGACAATGTCATCACCGGCTGCGGTGAGCCCCCCAGCACCATTCAGATCAAGAAGATCGCGGATTACCTGGCCACGTTGCCGAAGTAA
- a CDS encoding response regulator transcription factor, with protein sequence MKAILADDHALFREGFALLLKQMQAGTEVALAADLDDCLMQIQHQPDADLLLLDLNMPGMHGQDSVKALMRAHPDLPVVILSAAECREEVMALLSAGVAGYIPKSASPQVMISALRLILAGGVYVPPQFLDFDVPARTAEPGARSGHAALTERQMDVLRLISDGKPNKQICRELGLGEGTVKAHLAAIFRALDVRNRTEAAGAARRLGIIG encoded by the coding sequence ATGAAAGCCATTCTTGCCGACGACCACGCCCTCTTCCGGGAAGGCTTCGCCCTGCTGCTCAAGCAGATGCAGGCGGGGACGGAGGTGGCGCTGGCCGCTGATCTGGACGACTGCCTGATGCAGATCCAGCACCAGCCGGACGCGGATCTGCTGCTGCTGGACCTGAACATGCCGGGCATGCACGGCCAGGACAGTGTCAAGGCGCTGATGCGTGCCCATCCCGACCTGCCGGTGGTGATCCTGTCTGCCGCGGAGTGCCGGGAGGAGGTCATGGCGCTGCTGAGCGCCGGCGTGGCGGGCTACATCCCCAAGTCCGCCTCGCCCCAGGTGATGATTTCCGCCCTGCGGCTGATTCTGGCCGGCGGCGTCTACGTGCCGCCCCAGTTCCTGGATTTCGATGTCCCCGCCCGCACCGCGGAGCCCGGCGCCCGGTCCGGCCATGCCGCGCTGACGGAACGGCAGATGGACGTGCTGCGCCTCATCTCCGACGGCAAACCCAACAAGCAGATCTGCCGCGAACTGGGCCTGGGTGAGGGCACGGTGAAGGCCCACCTGGCGGCCATCTTCCGCGCCCTGGACGTGAGGAACCGCACCGAGGCGGCCGGGGCCGCACGCCGCCTGGGGATCATCGGGTAA
- a CDS encoding methylated-DNA--[protein]-cysteine S-methyltransferase → MQAPRAFDAILNAPFGALGVSVEQDRLTGLEFLPPGTPVKPPSTAFLRQVSAELEAYYADPAHAFGLPLAPVGTTFRQRVWAALLSIPPGQTITYGELARRVDSAPRPVGQAVGDNPIPIIIPCHRVVSADGSLGGFNHSLVGFSQDIKRWLLGHERVI, encoded by the coding sequence ATGCAAGCGCCTCGTGCCTTTGATGCCATCCTCAATGCCCCCTTCGGCGCCCTGGGTGTATCCGTGGAACAGGATCGCCTGACCGGCTTGGAATTCCTGCCCCCCGGCACCCCCGTCAAACCACCCTCCACGGCCTTCCTGCGCCAGGTGTCCGCCGAACTCGAGGCCTACTACGCCGATCCCGCCCACGCCTTCGGCCTGCCCCTGGCACCCGTGGGCACAACCTTCCGCCAGCGGGTGTGGGCCGCCCTGCTGTCCATCCCCCCGGGCCAGACCATCACCTACGGCGAACTGGCCCGGCGTGTGGATTCCGCGCCCCGCCCCGTGGGCCAGGCCGTGGGCGACAACCCCATCCCCATCATCATCCCTTGCCACCGGGTGGTGTCCGCCGATGGCAGCCTGGGAGGCTTCAACCACAGTCTGGTGGGCTTTTCCCAGGACATCAAGCGTTGGCTCCTGGGCCATGAGCGCGTCATCTGA
- a CDS encoding aromatic ring-hydroxylating dioxygenase subunit alpha — protein sequence MSELNASALLNKVSPALPVHWYFDPKIHELEMELLFRKGSNYIGHELMTPNLGDYHVLDWLHDGGKMLVNNAHGVELLSNVCRHRQARMLQGRGNAQHIVCPFHRWTYDKQGQLLGAPHFPENPCLHLNKTALRNWNGLLFAGPRDVHTDLARLGVQADLDFSGFLYESTHITKYDFNWKTFIEVYLEDYHVVPYHPGLGQFVNCDELKWEYGEMYSVQTVGVNNHLAKPGSAVYNRWHQQVKRYGEGKDPAHGAIWLTYYPTLMVEWYPHTLVVSNIIPTGIDSCLNVVEFYYPEDVALFEREFIDAEQAAYRETAIEDDDICYGMHKGRKALYEQGISQEGPYQSPMEDGMVHFHEWLRRMIEPHL from the coding sequence ATGTCCGAACTCAACGCTTCCGCACTGCTCAACAAGGTTTCCCCCGCCTTGCCAGTGCACTGGTATTTCGACCCGAAGATCCATGAACTGGAGATGGAGCTCCTGTTCAGGAAGGGTTCCAACTATATCGGCCACGAACTGATGACCCCCAACCTGGGGGACTATCACGTCCTCGACTGGCTCCACGACGGCGGCAAGATGCTCGTGAACAACGCCCATGGCGTGGAACTGCTGTCCAACGTGTGCCGCCACCGCCAGGCCCGGATGCTCCAGGGTCGCGGCAATGCGCAGCACATCGTCTGCCCCTTCCACCGCTGGACCTACGACAAGCAGGGCCAATTGCTAGGTGCGCCCCACTTCCCCGAGAACCCCTGCCTGCACCTGAACAAGACCGCCCTGCGGAACTGGAACGGCCTGCTGTTCGCCGGCCCCCGGGACGTGCACACTGACTTGGCCAGGCTGGGCGTGCAGGCCGACCTGGATTTCTCCGGCTTCCTGTACGAGAGCACCCACATCACGAAGTACGACTTCAACTGGAAGACGTTCATCGAAGTGTATTTGGAGGACTACCACGTGGTGCCCTACCACCCGGGCCTGGGCCAGTTCGTGAACTGCGACGAGCTGAAGTGGGAATACGGCGAGATGTATTCCGTGCAGACCGTGGGCGTGAACAACCACCTGGCCAAGCCCGGCAGCGCCGTGTACAACCGCTGGCACCAACAGGTGAAACGCTACGGCGAGGGCAAGGACCCGGCCCACGGCGCCATCTGGCTCACCTACTACCCCACCCTCATGGTGGAGTGGTATCCCCACACCCTGGTGGTGAGCAACATCATCCCCACCGGCATCGATTCCTGCCTCAACGTGGTGGAGTTCTATTACCCCGAGGACGTGGCCCTGTTCGAGCGGGAGTTCATCGACGCGGAGCAGGCAGCCTACCGGGAGACCGCCATCGAGGACGACGACATCTGCTACGGCATGCACAAGGGCCGCAAGGCCCTGTACGAGCAGGGCATCAGCCAGGAAGGTCCCTACCAGTCACCCATGGAGGACGGCATGGTGCACTTCCACGAATGGCTGCGGCGCATGATCGAGCCCCACCTTTAG
- a CDS encoding cytochrome c biogenesis protein CcdA yields MDIGAGTYAMAVAAGALSTLSPCVLPLIPILLGSALAVHALGPVVLAGGLSLSFAAMGIVLAALGASLEVDPTHFRNGAAVLLMGFALILLSTRLQAAFARAASGLAGAGNSLLARLALTGLTGQFALGLLLGVVWSPCVGPTLGAAITLASQGRDLAAASLVMLLFGLGAGLPVILIGLLSRQALGRVRGRLVATGKWGKQLLGGMLLALGVMILTGADKRFEAWTLDAMPAWLVTLTTRL; encoded by the coding sequence ATGGACATTGGCGCAGGCACCTATGCCATGGCCGTTGCCGCCGGCGCCCTGTCCACCCTGTCGCCCTGCGTGCTGCCCCTGATACCCATCCTCCTGGGCAGCGCCCTGGCGGTCCATGCCCTGGGCCCCGTGGTCCTTGCCGGCGGGCTTTCCCTGTCCTTCGCCGCCATGGGCATCGTCCTGGCAGCCCTGGGGGCCTCCCTGGAAGTGGACCCGACCCATTTCCGCAACGGGGCCGCCGTGCTGCTGATGGGCTTCGCCCTGATCCTGCTCTCCACCCGTCTCCAGGCCGCCTTTGCCCGGGCAGCCTCGGGCCTGGCCGGGGCGGGCAACTCCCTGCTGGCCCGCCTCGCCCTCACCGGCCTGACCGGGCAGTTCGCCCTGGGCCTGCTGCTGGGCGTGGTGTGGAGCCCCTGTGTGGGCCCCACCCTGGGCGCCGCCATCACCCTGGCCAGCCAGGGCCGGGACCTGGCCGCGGCGAGTCTGGTGATGCTGCTGTTCGGCCTGGGCGCGGGCCTGCCCGTGATTCTCATCGGCCTGCTCTCCCGCCAGGCCCTGGGGCGGGTGCGCGGCAGGCTGGTAGCCACGGGCAAATGGGGCAAGCAACTGCTGGGCGGCATGCTGCTGGCCCTGGGCGTGATGATCCTGACGGGGGCGGACAAGCGCTTCGAGGCCTGGACCCTGGACGCCATGCCGGCCTGGCTGGTGACGCTGACCACCCGTCTTTGA